The DNA sequence CGACTTCCGGCGGCTGCAGTGCACGCCCGACCTGCTGCCCTCCGACATCACCGGCTCGTTCGTCTACGTTCCGTCGACGGCCGAGTTCGAGTTCCGTCCCGGGCCGGTGTTCACCGGGCTGTTCCTCGCCGACGAGATCAACCGGACCTCGCCGAAGACCCAGTCCGCGCTCCTGGAGGCCATGGCGGAGGGGCAGGTGTCCGTCGAGGGACGCAGTTTCGCGCTGCCGCGGCCCTTCCACGTGGTCGCGACGGCGAACCCCATCGAGTCGGAGGGCACGTACGCCCTCCCGGAGGCGCAGCTCGACCGGTTCATGGTGCGGCTCGGCGTCGGCTACCCGGACGCGGACGGCGAGACGGAGGTCCTGCTCGCCCGCGTCGCGCGCCGGCACGAGGTCGCGACGGTCGACCCGGTCATCGACGCCCGCACGCTGCTGGCGATGCAGGCGGGGGTCGAGCGGGTGGACGTCGACCCCGACATCGCCGCTTACTGCGTCCGCCTCGCCGCCGCCACCCGACGCCACCGCTCCGTGGAGGTCGGCGCCTCGCCGCGCGGGTCGCAGGGCCTCCTGCTGGTGGCCCGTGCGCTGGCGGTGCTCGCGGGCCGCGACTACGTCATCCCCGACGACGTCAAGCGCGTCGCCGTCCCGGTCCTCGCGCACCGGCTGACGCTCACCGTGCAGGCGTGGACCAGCGGCGTGAGCGCGTCGCAGGTGGTTCTGGAGGTCGTGTCCTCGGTCGCGGGACCGCCGGCGGTGGGGACGCGCGAGCGGGAGACGGCCGGCTGATGCGGTCGTGGTCGCGGGAGCGGACGGTGGCCGGCTGATGTCGCTCTGGTCCCGCGCGCGCATGCCCGGCCCGCGCGAGCGGACGGAGGCGCCGGCGGGTGGTTCGGGGTGGGCGCTGAGCCCGGGGGTGACCGCGGCCGCGATCGTCGCGGTCGTGTGCCTGGTCGCCGCGTTCGTGCTGTCCCGGGTGGAGCTCGTCCTCGTCGCGGCGCCGCTCCTGCTGGCGGCGGTGCTCGGCTGGTCGTCGCGGCCGGAGTCCGCGGCCTCCCGCACCCGCGCGACCATCGGCGGCGACGACCCGGACGGCCGCGTGCGCGTCGACGCCGTGGCCGAGGCGGAGGGGCGGGTGGACGGTGTGCACCTGCGGATCCACCGCGCCGACCGGGAGCCCGAGGACGCCGTGGTGACGCCCCGGGAGGCCGGCCGGCTGCGCTTCCACGTCGCGGTCTCGCACTCCGGCCCGCAGCGCATCCTGGCGCTCGCGGCGCGGGGGATCGGGCCCGACGCCGCGTGGACCGGCGACCCCGGCCTCCCCGCCGTCGCGGAGCGCGTGGTGCGGCCGGCGTCGCAGCGGCTCCGCAGCCTCCCGCTGCCCGCGCGGCTGCTCGGCCTGACCGGCGGCCACGTGTCCGCCCGGCCGGGCGACGGCGGCGAGTTCCGCGACATCGACCGCTTCCGTCCCGGCGACCGGCTCCGCCGCATCGACTGGAAGGCGACCGCCCGCCTCGCCCAGCGCCCCGGCGAGCTCTACGTGCGCCGGACCACCGCGACCTCCGACGCCGCGGTGCAGCTCGTCGTCGACGCGCGCGACGACGTGCCAGGGGCCGTCGCTGGCTGGGCGGCGCCGTACCCGCGGCCGGGGGCGACGTCGCTCGACCTGGCGCGGGAGGCCGCGGTCTCGCTGGCCGGCGCGTACGCCGCCGCGTCCGACCGGGTCGGTTTCGACGACCTGTCCGACGCCCGCCGCGCCCTGCCGCCGCGCGCCGGGTCGCGGCACCTGCACCGCGTCCTGCGGGCCGTCGAGCTGACGACCGCGCACGGCTCGGCGACCGAGCGTGCCCGGGCGCCGCGGCTGGCGCAGGGCGCTGTCGTCTTCGTGATGTCGACGTTCCTGGACGACCAGGCCATGCGCCTCGCGCTCACCTGGCGGGCGGCCGGGCACCGGGTGATCGTGGTGGATGTCCTGCCCCCGCGCAGCGTGGACGAGCTGCCTGCCCGCGAGCGCCTCGCCCTGCGCGTGGTGGACCTGGAGCGCGGGCTGCGGCTCGATCGGCTGCGGGCGGCCGGCGCGGAGCTGCTGGTATGGGCGTCGCCGGAGCGGGACGCGGTGCTGCGGCGGCTGGCGACGCCGGGGAGGCGGCCATGAGCGCTCCGGCAGACCGCGACGCCGCCGCGGGCACCGACCGCGCACGCCGTGTGGCATCCACGCCTGAACACCCCGCCCCACCCGCCCCCGACCTCGGCCGCACCGTCCCCGCCTGGTCGCTCCGCGTCGCCTTCGCCGTCGTGGCCGTCCCGCTCGCCGTCACCACCGCCCCCAGCGGCCCGTGGCCCGCCCTGGCCGTCCTCCTCACCGCGGTCGCCGTGGCCGTCCCGCGCTGGCGGGTCGCGTGGGTGCTGATCGGCGTGCTCGCGTTCTCCACCCTTCTCGAGCCGGGGACGCTGACCCTGCGCGTGCTCGCCGTGATCGCCGCGGTGCACGTGCTGCACGTGCTCGCGGCGTGGACGCTCGTCCTCCCCGCGGGCGCGCGGCTGCAGCCCGCGGTGCTGCTGCCGTCGCTGCGGCGGGTGGTCGTGATCCAGGTGCCGGTCCAGGCGGTCGCGATCGTCCTGCTGCTGGTCGCGCGGCCGTCCGCGGCGCCGTGGCTCGCGATGCTGTCGGGCGCCGCGATCGTGGGGCTCGTGGTCCTGCTGGCGGCGCTGCTGCTCGCCCGCCCGCGCGCGTGAGGACAGCGCCGGTCACGAATGTCGGTGGTCGGGCGTACGCTCGCGCGTGGTCGCACATCCCCTGTCCGGGTTGCTAGAATCGAACAAAGCTTCGAACTCGCCGACGGGGGTCTCCGACGGGCGCCGTGCCGGTGCGCGGAGGGCGAACACACGGGTGGGGCGACGGCGAATAGCGGAGAATGGAACGAGTGAGCACTCTGAGTAGCAGGAGTTCGGCAGGCAATCCGGGCAAGGTCGTCGGTTCGCACCTCAGCGTCCGCGGCGCGCGGGTGCACAACCTCCACAACGTCGACCTCGAGATCCCGCGCGACTCGCTGGTCGTCTTCACCGGCCTGTCCGGCTCGGGCAAGTCGTCGCTCGCGTTCGACACGATCTTCGCGGAGGGGCAGCGCCGGTACGTCGAGTCGCTGTCGGCCTACGCGCGGCAGTTCCTCGGGCAGGTCGACCGGCCCGACGTCGACTTCATCGAAGGCCTCAGCCCTGCGGTGTCGATCGACCAGAAGTCCACCAACCGCAACCCGCGGTCGACGGTCGGCACGATCACCGAGATCTACGACTACATGCGACTGCTCTGGGCGCGCATCGGCGTCCCGCACTGCCCGGTCTGCGGTGAGAAGATCCAGCGCCAGACGGTGCAGCAGATCGCCGACCAGCTCATGGAGCTCGAGACCGGCACGCGCTACATGGTCGTCAGCCCGGTCATCTCGCAGAAGAAGGGCGAGTTCGTCGACCTGTTCAAGGAGCTCGCCGCGAGCGGATACTCGCGCGCGCTCGTGGACGGCGAACAGATCCAGCTCAGCGAGCCGCCGACGCTCAAGAAGCAGTACAAGCACGACATCTCCGTCGTGGTCGACCGCCTGGTCGCCGGCCCCGACATCCTGGGCCGCCTCACCGACTCGCTGGAGACCGCGCTGCGGCTCACCGACGGCCTGGTGCAGGTCAACTTCGTCGACCGCGAGGGCCCTGAGGCGTGGCAGTCGTTCAGCGAGAAGCTGTCCTGCCCCAACGGCCACCCGATCCAGCTCACCGAGATCGAGCCGCGCACCTTCTCGTTCAACGCGCCGTTCGGCGCCTGCCCGGAGTGCTCCGGCCTCGGCACCCGCATGTCGGTGGACGAGGACCTGCTGCTCGGCGACGATGAGCTGAGCATCGCCGACGGCGTCATCGTCCCATGGACCACGCAGGGCAAGGGCCTCTTCAACTACTACGAGAAGCTGCTCGACGGCCTCGCGCGCGACCTCGGCTTCTCGCTGAAGACGCCGTGGAAGAAGCTGCCCCAGAACGTCAGGGAGGCCGTCCTCCGCGGCGACAACTTCGAGGTCAAGGTGCGGTGGAAGAACCGCTACGGCCGTGAGATGTCCTACACGTCCGGCTTCGAGGGCGTCGTGCCCTACATCGAGCGCCAGTACATGCAGGCCGAGACAGACACCCAGCGCGCCCGCTGGGCCGAGTACCTCCGCGAGGTGCCGTGCCCGGTCTGCCAGGGCAAGCGGCTGAAGCCCGAGGTGCTCTCGGTGCTCATCCACGGCGCGTCCATCGCGGACGCGTCGCTGCTGAGCCTGTCCGACGCCCGCGCGTTCATGGAGAAGCTGCACCTGACCGAGCGCGAGCAGAAGATCGGCGCGCAGGTGCTGCGCGAGATCAAGATCCGCCTCGACTTCCTCATCCAGGTCGGCCTCAGCTACCTCGACCTCGCCCGTGCCGCTGCGACGCTGTCCGGCGGCGAGGCGCAGCGCATCCGGCTGGCGACCCAGATCGGGTCGGGCCTCACCGGCGTGCTGTACGTGCTGGACGAGCCGAGCATCGGCCTGCACCAGCGCGACAACCGGCGTCTCATCGACACGCTCGTCGCGCTGCGCGACCTCGGCAACACGCTGATCGTGGTCGAGCACGACGAGGACACCATCCGCACCGCCGACTGGATCGTGGACATCGGCCCGGGCGCCGGCGTCAACGGCGGCCATGTGGTGCACTCCGGGTCGTACGACGAGCTGCTGGCCAACACCGAGTCGCTGACCGGCGACTATCTGGCCGGGCGGCGCGAGATCGTCATCCCGGAGAAGCGCCGCAAGGTCGACAAGAAGCGCGTGATCCGGGTGGTCGACGCGGAGGCCAACAACCTCAAGAAGGTGTCGGTCGACTTCCCGCTCGGCACGTTCGTGGCGGTCACCGGAGTCTCCGGCTCCGGCAAGTCGTCGCTGGTCAACGACATCCTCTACCGGGTGCTGGCCAACAAGCTCAACGGCGCCCGCAAGCTGCCGGGCAAGCACCGGACGGTGACGGGCCTGGAGAACCTGGACAAGGTGGTGCACGTCGACCAGGCGCCGATCGGGCGCACGCCGCGCTCCAACCCGGCGACCTACACGGGCGTCTTCGACCGCATCCGCAACCTGTTCGCCGAGACGCCGGAGGCCAAGGCCCGCGGCTACCTGCCCGGCCGGTTCAGCTTCAACGTCAAGGGCGGCCGCTGCGAGGCGTGCTCGGGCGACGGCACGATCAAGATCGAGATGAACTTCCTGCCCGACGTCTACGTCGCGTGCGAGGTCTGCGGGGGAGCGCGGTACAACCGCGACACCCTGACCGTGCACTACAAGGGCAAGAACATCGCCGAGGTGCTCGACATGCCGATCAGCGAGGCGGCGGAGTTCTTCCGGCCGATCGGGGCGATCCACCGCTACCTGCAGACGCTCGTGGACGTCGGCCTCGGCTACGTCCGGCTCGGCCAGAGCGCGACGACCCTGTCCGGCGGCGAGGCGCAGCGCGTCAAGCTCGCGACCGAGCTGCAGCGCCGGTCGAACGGCCGCAGCGTCTACGTGCTCGACGAGCCGACCACCGGTCTGCACTTCGAGGACGTCCGCAAGCTCCTGCTGGTGCTCAACGGCCTGCTCGACAAGGGCAACACGGTCATCGTCATCGAGCACAACCTCGACGTCATCAAGTCCGCCGACTGGATCATCGACATGGGTCCGGAGGGCGGCGCGGGCGGCGGGCAGGTCATCGCGACCGGCACACCGGAGCAGGTCGCCGAGACGCCGGGGAGCCACACGGGCTACTTCCTCAAGGAGATCCTCCAGGGGGAGGGCGCGCTCGGCAGCGAGCGTGTCCGCGGCGCCGCGTAGGATCACGCTGTGCAGAGTACGGACACGGTCGGCTACCGCCCCAAGGCCGGCGAGATCCCGACGCAGCCCGGCGTCTACCGGTTCCGCGACAAGAACCGGCGGGTGCTGTACGTCGGCAAGGCGAAGAACCTCCGCGCGCGGCTGAGCAACTACTTCCAGCCGCTGCGGAGCCTCCACGAGCGCACCCGCCGCATGGTGACCACGGCGGCGAGCGTCGAGTGGACGGTCGTCGCCAGCGAGTTCGAGGCGCTGCAGCTCGAGTACACCTGGATCAAGGAGTTCAACCCGCCGTTCAACGTGCAGTTCCGGGACGACAAGTCGTACCCGTACCTCGCGGTGACGCTGGGGGAGCGCATCCCGCGCGTCATGGTCACCCGCAACCGCAACCTCAAGGACGCGCGCTACTTCGGCCCGTACACGAAGGTCTGGGCGATCCGCGACACGGTCGACCTCATGCTCAAGGCCTTCCCGGTGCGCAGCTGCTCGGACGGCGTGTACCGCCGCGCCGAGCTCACCGGACGGCCGTGCCTGCTCGGCGACATCGGCAAGTGCGCGGCGCCCTGCGTCGGCCGGATCAGCCCCGAGGACCACCGGGAGCTCGCCGAGGACTTCGTCTCC is a window from the Leifsonia shinshuensis genome containing:
- a CDS encoding AAA family ATPase — translated: MTPDTSTSAVTPANLPATVGADPEPLAVAEVARLGAEVLNRVGSVVVGMREPLHIALATVLAGGHVLFEDVPGLGKTLAARSIASAVGLDFRRLQCTPDLLPSDITGSFVYVPSTAEFEFRPGPVFTGLFLADEINRTSPKTQSALLEAMAEGQVSVEGRSFALPRPFHVVATANPIESEGTYALPEAQLDRFMVRLGVGYPDADGETEVLLARVARRHEVATVDPVIDARTLLAMQAGVERVDVDPDIAAYCVRLAAATRRHRSVEVGASPRGSQGLLLVARALAVLAGRDYVIPDDVKRVAVPVLAHRLTLTVQAWTSGVSASQVVLEVVSSVAGPPAVGTRERETAG
- a CDS encoding DUF58 domain-containing protein gives rise to the protein MSLWSRARMPGPRERTEAPAGGSGWALSPGVTAAAIVAVVCLVAAFVLSRVELVLVAAPLLLAAVLGWSSRPESAASRTRATIGGDDPDGRVRVDAVAEAEGRVDGVHLRIHRADREPEDAVVTPREAGRLRFHVAVSHSGPQRILALAARGIGPDAAWTGDPGLPAVAERVVRPASQRLRSLPLPARLLGLTGGHVSARPGDGGEFRDIDRFRPGDRLRRIDWKATARLAQRPGELYVRRTTATSDAAVQLVVDARDDVPGAVAGWAAPYPRPGATSLDLAREAAVSLAGAYAAASDRVGFDDLSDARRALPPRAGSRHLHRVLRAVELTTAHGSATERARAPRLAQGAVVFVMSTFLDDQAMRLALTWRAAGHRVIVVDVLPPRSVDELPARERLALRVVDLERGLRLDRLRAAGAELLVWASPERDAVLRRLATPGRRP
- the uvrA gene encoding excinuclease ABC subunit UvrA, whose translation is MERVSTLSSRSSAGNPGKVVGSHLSVRGARVHNLHNVDLEIPRDSLVVFTGLSGSGKSSLAFDTIFAEGQRRYVESLSAYARQFLGQVDRPDVDFIEGLSPAVSIDQKSTNRNPRSTVGTITEIYDYMRLLWARIGVPHCPVCGEKIQRQTVQQIADQLMELETGTRYMVVSPVISQKKGEFVDLFKELAASGYSRALVDGEQIQLSEPPTLKKQYKHDISVVVDRLVAGPDILGRLTDSLETALRLTDGLVQVNFVDREGPEAWQSFSEKLSCPNGHPIQLTEIEPRTFSFNAPFGACPECSGLGTRMSVDEDLLLGDDELSIADGVIVPWTTQGKGLFNYYEKLLDGLARDLGFSLKTPWKKLPQNVREAVLRGDNFEVKVRWKNRYGREMSYTSGFEGVVPYIERQYMQAETDTQRARWAEYLREVPCPVCQGKRLKPEVLSVLIHGASIADASLLSLSDARAFMEKLHLTEREQKIGAQVLREIKIRLDFLIQVGLSYLDLARAAATLSGGEAQRIRLATQIGSGLTGVLYVLDEPSIGLHQRDNRRLIDTLVALRDLGNTLIVVEHDEDTIRTADWIVDIGPGAGVNGGHVVHSGSYDELLANTESLTGDYLAGRREIVIPEKRRKVDKKRVIRVVDAEANNLKKVSVDFPLGTFVAVTGVSGSGKSSLVNDILYRVLANKLNGARKLPGKHRTVTGLENLDKVVHVDQAPIGRTPRSNPATYTGVFDRIRNLFAETPEAKARGYLPGRFSFNVKGGRCEACSGDGTIKIEMNFLPDVYVACEVCGGARYNRDTLTVHYKGKNIAEVLDMPISEAAEFFRPIGAIHRYLQTLVDVGLGYVRLGQSATTLSGGEAQRVKLATELQRRSNGRSVYVLDEPTTGLHFEDVRKLLLVLNGLLDKGNTVIVIEHNLDVIKSADWIIDMGPEGGAGGGQVIATGTPEQVAETPGSHTGYFLKEILQGEGALGSERVRGAA